From the Tigriopus californicus strain San Diego chromosome 4, Tcal_SD_v2.1, whole genome shotgun sequence genome, the window agatttgattcatttttccacCATCGTGGCTAACGCCCAAAGTCATTGGATTCTTTTCCCAACTAATCGGGCATTTGGATCTCTTGCATACCCTGCTTGTTCTTAGTGTTCTTTAACAAAATCCAGCTGTGCCAACAATCGGGAACAAGTCGATTTTTGGCACATGGATTATTCCTTGAGTCTGAAACTAACTCTTACCTTATGTAATGCAGGTACTTACTTCAATTGCATCATGTTTATGGTTGCGTCTTCCGTGGTGACAACCATTATGATCTTGAACTATCACCACAGGCTGGCAGACACTCACGAAATGCCAAATTGGGTGAGTACGGGTTGGCAAACCCTCCTTATCTCTATGCCCGGAGTGAATCTTCGTTTTGATTGCAGGTGAGATGCGTCTTCTTACAATGGATCCCTTGGATGCTTCGGATGGGCCGACCGGGAGAGAAGATCACGCGCAAAACCATCAtgatgcaaaacaaaatgaaggaacTGGATCTGAAGGAGCGCTCATCCAAGTCGTTGCTGGCCAACGTCCTGGACATGGACGACGACTTCAGGCCCTCCTCCACTTTACCCCACTCCCACATTCATCCACATCATCCTTCACACACACACCCGGCCGGGCCGATGGGCCCAATGGGTAATACGCCCACGCCCGGGTCTGGTGGGTTCATGCGGGTCACGTCCGGGCTTCCACCATCATCCACCGATGACGGCATGGTGGGCGGAAATGGGACCGTGGGAGGCGGAGTCGGAAGCTCCCTGAACTCTTTCCCACCCGGAGTTCATCGGGAACTTAGCCTAATTCTGAAAGAACTCCGTGTGATCACCGACAAAATCCGCGATGATGAGGACACGGCAGCCATCGAGAACGACTGGAAATTTGCAGCCATGGTTCTGGATCGCCTCTGTCTCATCATTTTTACCTTCTTCACAATCGCAGCCACCATAGCCGTTCTCCTCTCTGCCCCTCACATAATCGTCACCTAAGAGCAAGGAATCGGCGcgaaaaaccatttttcttttcttgcgcTCGGATCAGTTTTTCAAACTGGTTTAGATTACAGAGCTAAGGGTGACTACTGGCGAAACGAGAAGACATCAGCACGATTTTGAATCATCACGATTCAATTACAGAAGAAAACCGAGATTGCATGCCAAAGTCCTAGACGAACTAACCACTTCAAGGATATTTTCAACGTAGAGAGATGAACCAAACTCATCAGAAGCAATATCAAATGACCCTCAGACACTTGATTTGTCCTCTATGAAAGTGATTCACCCTCCCCTTTCAAGATTTCGCGGGAAATCGAACTTCAAATCTACTCCCAACCTGTCTGATTCCGGTCAGGGCGACTTGGGTTCGAAAATCCTCTTTTGCATGATTTGCCTGGCTAAGTTCctaaagaaaacgaagaagaagaaaagagaagaaagcgtatcttttctttctttctttctttcactctaTCTATCTACCTATCAATCAATTGATCATCCATTTATAACTAAGAACGTGCAAAAGACCGCGGGAAAAAATCTAGGGAAAAGAATAGATCATTTCTGATGAACCAAGATTGTACCCTACAAcagttttaaagaaatctaTGACTACATCACATTGCCGACAGCTTGCTCATCATCACAAAGAACAACCACCCCACTAAAACCAACCACACCCTTCTTGAGTTTCAATTACAACAAAAATAACCttccattttgatcaaaccaaTGATTTCACACTTCCACCTCGACAATTGGCCGCcacctttttcattgttttatcaTCCTCGCCTAGTTTGTCATCTTTGATATTGTGATACACTGTGATCTTGCACTCTCTGACATTCGTGACAAATGCTGAGGTTTTCTTTGGTTTCACTGATCCAAAAAACATTCGCTCAGAGAGAGACCCTGATAGGATCTAGAAATTTCTTTGGATGATTATGGTTTGTATCAACTCTATATACTACTATACTTCTACACGTTGACAAAGACACATTTTTTATACTGCTTCTCATCAAGGATCTTCATATACTTCATATTAGTATACAGTTCATTTGCCTTCTCAAATCTTCCCCTAAAAGTGTTCATTTCAGACCCCTAAAAGCCAACCCAAGTAATCAACACTCTGTCTAAAACGCCCTGATTCGCTCATCCCTTCGcggcaaaaaaagcaagaaaactAAGCACtgacaaataaaaacaacaattaAATCAGACACATAAATCAgatatattttcttttcctctgaTGTCAGTGCAAGATGACCGATACGAATCAAAAATGGCGAATGGGAGCAACCATTACTACACACTTTCCTTTTGGTCGGACCGGTGCTAggtttcctcattttttagCCTCCTTCCTTCCACTTACATAGTAAATGCAAAATGGCTTGTCCTCGACTGATCTGTGCTTCAGCTGGCCTTCGGTTGGTCTTCTGGGGAAATGAAAGGCCGAGTGCCAagggtcaaatttgatcaaaaaccaaatcactctcgaatatttttgctttgtaGAAGAAGCACACTCAGCAAAAATTTTAGAACAAGCACAGTTGATGTAAGCACATTTTGCGTCCTAGCGACACCTTCTCCTTCAGACCATCCTTTTAAACTTCTCATCATCTCTTTGCTATTTCTTCATTACCACCAGAGGTGTCTCTTTCGATCCTCTATCACACATTTTAGACTACTTCTACATTATACTACATAAATTCTTCTCACTTCATACCATCAATATCTTTTGGTGTACTTAGTGTCAGAGGACATTTGCTTTCATGGAATTTAAATGTCCCCAAAGGCCCGAGAACCCATGCATTCAGATATTGCCGCTTGCCACGATTATTAAGATTAATTACCATCCTTATGTATTCCGATTGTCTGCCATCCTAGAGCTCCTACCAACGTGGTAAGGGTTCCTCCCAAAACCTACCAAGAGTGTGGAATCACTCCGATGGAGATTGATCTGATCCCTTCCCGATTGTTTTCTCACTTCAAATGTTTGTAAGCGTGACCTGTATGACATATTGTAAGCAAGAGAAAATAAAATGCCAAATAACTCGACCGAATCTCAACATAAACAtgaaaaaattggccaaaggtCAACCATTGGAGGTGGAATTCAGCTTGCACTACTTTGACTGTAAAAGTGAAATGGATGAAACACTTGTTCAACAGACGTCAAACGAGGCCCTGAAACTTAACCAAACCTGCTATCAGTTTTTGTGAATAATCTAAACTCGAATATGGTGGTCTTGAACCCAATGGTTTCAGTATACGAAAAGGTGGAAATGTGGGAGAATTACTCATTTTACCAACGCTTTGGTCGCAGAGAGCGACATTGGACTTACCAACGTTACTTGCCGAAACGGTTCCCagttttattcaaaacaaaatttggaatACTTTACTTCCTGGTGTTTTTCGTGTTCATTTGGAAAATCCTCCTTTGGTTAGTGGAAATCTTTCAAAATACCTCTAGCAGTAAAGTAATGTTTCATTTCTAAATCAGCTTGAAACGGACCTCAAAATGTCAGAAGTTGTTGCTCGTGGTTGGACTGAACGTGGAAAGTGAAGTTTGGCGGTTCTATGATGAATCGTTCCGATATTCAGACCCAAGTTACTCCAAGgccattgaacattttctgATTGGTGTCGACCCAATCAACGTCTGCTTTTTAGGATTCGAACTCAATCCTTCATCTTC encodes:
- the LOC131878714 gene encoding uncharacterized protein LOC131878714, whose product is MVVLNPMVSVYEKVEMWENYSFYQRFGRRERHWTYQRYLPKRFPVLFKTKFGILYFLVFFVFIWKILLCLKRTSKCQKLLLVVGLNVESEVWRFYDESFRYSDPSYSKAIEHFLIGVDPINVCFLGFELNPSSSRNESGHLSQKLQKCGLSGKLTHVNDTNYLFHYFERLFRRDVWQEVSPNDMVLIVRPGRGDQKSINGMDVLSNHSKAVDKFFHHVFEIYPHSESNIASMPSLDWTNTAKKLSLDDISSKEQTVCIDKKKPR